The genome window GTATGAGGCGCGACAGACAGCAAGCCTGCAACGCTGCGGATTAAGCTGAATTGTTAATATTTCGCGCTGGCGGGTATTCACGGTCAGCGCGAACAGTATCACGATCCTTATCATTCAGGCGTATTCAGCCCGCTTTTCAGACTGGATACGCCCCTCAGCACCCTCTGTTTTTGTCGCTTCTGTCCGCTCCTCTGTGTCACTTAAACCCACTGTTTATCCGAAATGTTGTTCATCAGGCTGATTTCGCCTCGGCATAATCTGCAAAATTGCCGTCAGCATAGACATTAAAACCGCGTCTGCGAATAATAAGCCGGAGCTTCACGTTGGAAAAAATAATGAAGAATGAATCTTTAAGGATACACACGGCAGAAGGTGCATTACGCGGCGCAATTGATGAAGGCATTTTTGTTTTCAAGGGCATTCCCTATGCGGCTCCGCCGACAGGCGCACTGCGCTGGCGCGCGCCCAGGCCTGTCACCCCGTGGAAAGAGGTGCGTGACGCCACACAGTGGGGCAATGCCAGCTGGCAGCAGCGTGAATATTGCGTGCTGGCAGGGGGCGGCGATCCCGGCAACCTCAGCGAAGATTGCCTTTATCTCAACGTCTGGTCGCCGGAGATCCAGCCGTCGCGCCCACTGCCGGTTATGGTCTGGATCCACGGCGGTGGCTTTACTATCGGCGCGGGCAGCCTGGCACCCTATAACGGTAAAGCATTAGCGGCGCGTGGCGTGGTAGTGGTAACGCTCAATTATCGTCTTGGGCATCTGGGCTTTTTTGCTCATCCGGCGCTGGATGCTGAGTCTGCGCCTGGCGAAACGATCAATAACTTCGCGCTGCTCGATCAGATCGCAGCGCTGCAGTGGGTACAACGTAATATTGCCTCCTTTGGAGGCGATCGACGCAACGTTACCCTTTTTGGTGAATCCTCGGGCGGACGCAGCGTATTGTCGCTGTTTGCTTCACCGCTGGCGGCGGGGCTGTTTCACAAAGGTATTGTACAGAGCGCCTACAGTCTGCCAGATAAAAAGCGTGATGAGGCGCTGACCAATGGCGTTGCGGTGGCGCATCATCTCGGCCTGAAAAACGCCAGCGCGGAAGCGTTGCGCGCCTTGCCTGCCGACAGTTTTTGTTCGCTGCCGCCGCATTTGGGCAACGGGCCGGTCGCGATCGCTGGCGACCAGGTACTGCCGAAACCGATGGTAGAGGTGTTTGCCGCTGCCCGCCAGCACCGTTATCCCCTGATGATCGGTTACAACAGCGATGAGGCCAGCGTGCTGGAGTATTTCGGTATGGATCCTACCAGCACCATTACCCGTTTACGTCAGCGGCGTCCGCTGTTGCTGAAGTTAATTAAATCGCTTTATGACGAACATGACGATCATCGTCTTGGACGTAAAGTTGCGCGTGATATGGCTTTTGGCACCATTACCTGGCTGGCAGTGCAGGCACAGCATCGACGCGGCGTGCCGGGCTGGCGCTATTATTTTGACTATGTCTCGGAAAACGCGCGCGATCTCTGCCGCTATGGAAGCTGGCATGGAAACGAAATCCCTTATGTGATGGAAACAATGAGTGCCGAGAACCCACAGATGGCGGATCGTCCCTTTACCGCAGGGGATCGTCAGTTTGCCCAACGAATCAGCGAATACTGGCTGCGTTTTGCGCATGACGCGACGGAATTTTCGCATCAGCTCACGGGTGAAATCAGCTGGCCAGCCTGGCACCCTGGCGAAGATGTTACCTTGCGTTTTGGCGTTAAAGGCGAGGCGGCGGTCATCCTGCAGCACCGTTTTATGCGTGTACGCCTGCGCCTGTTGCGTTTGCTGATGCGTGCGATGGTCAAACTGCGCTAATTACTTAACAAAACCGTCACTTTAAGTGACAAAATTTTATGCGTTTCCGGTAACATAAATCTGGTGT of Pantoea alhagi contains these proteins:
- a CDS encoding carboxylesterase/lipase family protein is translated as MKNESLRIHTAEGALRGAIDEGIFVFKGIPYAAPPTGALRWRAPRPVTPWKEVRDATQWGNASWQQREYCVLAGGGDPGNLSEDCLYLNVWSPEIQPSRPLPVMVWIHGGGFTIGAGSLAPYNGKALAARGVVVVTLNYRLGHLGFFAHPALDAESAPGETINNFALLDQIAALQWVQRNIASFGGDRRNVTLFGESSGGRSVLSLFASPLAAGLFHKGIVQSAYSLPDKKRDEALTNGVAVAHHLGLKNASAEALRALPADSFCSLPPHLGNGPVAIAGDQVLPKPMVEVFAAARQHRYPLMIGYNSDEASVLEYFGMDPTSTITRLRQRRPLLLKLIKSLYDEHDDHRLGRKVARDMAFGTITWLAVQAQHRRGVPGWRYYFDYVSENARDLCRYGSWHGNEIPYVMETMSAENPQMADRPFTAGDRQFAQRISEYWLRFAHDATEFSHQLTGEISWPAWHPGEDVTLRFGVKGEAAVILQHRFMRVRLRLLRLLMRAMVKLR